A DNA window from Parabacteroides johnsonii DSM 18315 contains the following coding sequences:
- a CDS encoding nitroreductase family protein, translating into MDAIQLLKNRRSVRKYKDQIVPRELIEEIVKLSQFAPSWSNYQVARYNIIDNRSLIEEIANNCVQGFVYNAKTLTRANGVVVLSYVTGKSGSLKDKVKPEDVVSDNSGAWECFDAGIACLQFCLSAYAKGVATCVLGVINNDAIAQKIGLPENEKVAALIVYGYEAGEHHEAPVRKDINEILRFVE; encoded by the coding sequence ATGGATGCAATTCAATTATTAAAAAACAGAAGAAGTGTTCGGAAATACAAAGATCAGATTGTTCCGAGAGAACTTATTGAGGAGATTGTCAAATTAAGTCAGTTCGCACCTTCATGGTCAAATTATCAGGTAGCAAGATACAACATCATAGACAATAGGTCTCTGATTGAAGAGATAGCCAACAATTGTGTTCAAGGGTTTGTGTACAATGCAAAAACATTAACCAGAGCCAATGGCGTGGTTGTGTTAAGTTATGTAACCGGTAAAAGCGGATCACTGAAAGATAAGGTTAAACCAGAAGATGTAGTGTCAGACAACAGTGGCGCATGGGAATGTTTTGACGCAGGCATTGCTTGCCTTCAATTCTGCCTTTCTGCATATGCCAAAGGAGTTGCCACGTGTGTTTTAGGAGTAATCAACAACGATGCTATTGCCCAAAAAATAGGACTCCCTGAGAATGAAAAGGTCGCTGCACTGATTGTTTATGGTTACGAGGCTGGAGAACATCATGAAGCTCCTGTAAGGAAGGATATAAATGAAATTCTACGTTTTGTCGAATAA
- a CDS encoding class I SAM-dependent methyltransferase: protein MQQLHIKLEVDSPLIQWVNAQADSIGARGHIGTHLDCYTTVPEKEEYQIKGIVIDCTAGMPSMDSMAHIGSLKNKALILHTGNLEHNRYGTEEYFNKDTTLCKVSLHTILSKKPLFIIIDSHGIAEKGKRHIEFDKICEANGCHVIENVDLSCIGNQKEVPLKILININHKSTGKPCELYSILESCFDNTSSHEDSLKAWEANADFWDESMGENSNEFQRLTVRPIVNELLKATQGDYILDIACGNGNYSGYLAEQGIDVLAFDYSQRMVELARKRQARFNDRIEFCVADVTKYEDMMSLKRNKPFTKAVSNMAIMDISDIDNLFRCVNKLLAENGYFVFSTQHPCFVTLTNKYMTKHNYYGEAIEGQPQKQCYYHRSLQDIFEICFRHGFIIDGFYEACFGNDRERPVVIIIRAKKHNL, encoded by the coding sequence ATGCAACAATTACATATAAAATTGGAAGTTGATTCTCCTCTAATCCAGTGGGTCAACGCACAAGCTGACAGTATTGGGGCGAGGGGACATATCGGCACTCATTTGGATTGTTATACTACTGTTCCAGAAAAAGAAGAGTATCAAATTAAAGGGATTGTTATAGATTGTACGGCTGGTATGCCATCAATGGATAGTATGGCACATATCGGCTCGTTGAAAAATAAGGCTTTAATATTACATACCGGGAATTTGGAACATAACCGATATGGGACAGAGGAATATTTCAATAAAGACACCACTCTTTGTAAAGTTTCCTTACATACAATTTTAAGTAAGAAACCGCTTTTTATTATCATTGACTCTCATGGTATAGCGGAGAAAGGAAAGAGACATATAGAATTTGACAAGATTTGTGAAGCTAATGGCTGCCATGTAATAGAAAATGTTGATTTATCATGCATCGGCAATCAAAAGGAAGTTCCGTTGAAAATATTAATCAATATCAATCACAAATCAACGGGTAAGCCCTGTGAATTGTATTCAATACTTGAAAGTTGCTTTGATAACACATCCTCACACGAGGATAGTTTAAAAGCTTGGGAAGCCAATGCGGACTTCTGGGATGAGTCTATGGGTGAGAACTCGAATGAGTTTCAGAGATTGACTGTTCGCCCAATAGTAAATGAATTGTTAAAAGCCACACAAGGGGATTATATATTGGATATCGCTTGTGGTAATGGAAATTATTCAGGATATTTGGCTGAACAGGGTATAGATGTTTTGGCATTTGATTATTCACAAAGAATGGTTGAGTTAGCCCGGAAGAGACAAGCCCGTTTCAATGACAGGATAGAATTCTGCGTAGCTGATGTAACCAAATATGAGGATATGATGTCCTTAAAAAGAAACAAGCCTTTTACAAAGGCTGTGTCCAATATGGCTATAATGGATATTTCAGATATAGACAATCTGTTCCGTTGTGTAAACAAATTGCTTGCTGAGAATGGATATTTTGTGTTTTCTACGCAGCATCCATGCTTTGTAACATTGACAAATAAATATATGACAAAACATAACTATTATGGAGAAGCCATTGAAGGACAACCTCAAAAGCAATGTTACTATCATCGCTCTTTACAGG